One Triplophysa dalaica isolate WHDGS20190420 chromosome 11, ASM1584641v1, whole genome shotgun sequence genomic window carries:
- the ppp3r1a gene encoding calcineurin subunit B type 1, which produces MGNEASYPLEMCTHFDSDEIKRLGKRFKKLDLDNSGSLSVEEFMSLPELQQNPLVQRVIEIFDTDGNGEVDFKEFIEGVSQFSVKGDKEQKLRFAFRIYDMDKDGYISNGELFQVLKMMVGNNLKDTQLQQIVDKTIINADKDGDGRISFEEFCAVVGGLDIHKKMVVDV; this is translated from the exons GGAAATGAAGCAAGTTATCCCCTGGAAATGTGCACACATT TCGATTCTGATGAGATTAAAAGGCTGGGAAAGAGATTTAAGAAACTCGACCTAGATAATTCAGGATCTCTCAGTGTGGAGGAGTTCATGTCTTTGCCTGAGTTGCAGCAGAATCCGCTGGTGCAGAGAGTCATTGAAATATTCGATACAGATGGCAACGGCGAGGTGGACTTCAAAG AGTTCATAGAAGGTGTGTCACAGTTCAGTGTGAAGGGTGATAAAGAACAGAAGCTCCGCT TCGCTTTTAGAATCTATGATATGGACAAGGACGGCTATATTTCCAACGGAGAGCTCTTCCAGGTGTTGAAGATGATGGTGGGCAATAACTTGAAGGACACTCAGCTGCAGCAGATAGTGGATAAAACCATCATCAATGCAGACAAGGATGGAGATGGAAGAATATCTTTCGAGGAGTTCTGCGCT GTTGTTGGAGGTCTTGATATACACAAGAAGATGGTCGTGGACGTGTAA
- the pno1 gene encoding RNA-binding protein PNO1, whose product MESITNTAADVSVSMDSEGNPDGFEKVKSKKSQKRKRDAGEVDMDTVAIKRPSFPPISGDQLRGGVDEMRKVPVPAHRYTPLKENWLKIFTPIVENLQLQVRFNLKTRNVEIKTCKETQEISALTKAADFVKAFVLGFQVEDALALIRLDELFLESFDVTDVKPLKGDHLSRAIGRIAGKGGKTKFTIENVTKTRIVLADTKIHLLGSFQNIKMARTAICNLILGSPPSKVYGNIRAVASRAAERF is encoded by the exons ATGGAGTCGATAACTAACACAGCAGCTGATGTATCTGTAAGTATGGACAGTGAAGGTAATCCAGACGGATTTGAGAAGGTGAAATCAAAAAAGAGTCAGAAACGCAAGCGGGATGCTGGAGAAGTGGACATGGACACGGTAGCAATCAAGAGACCGAGCTTCCCACCCATATCAGGAGATCAACTGAGG GGAGGTGTGGATGAGATGCGTAAAGTTCCTGTTCCTGCTCACCGTTACACACCTCTAAAAGAAAACTGGTTGAAAATTTTCACCCCCATTGTTGAAAATCTGCAGCTTCAAGTCCGGTTTAATCTCAAAACAAGAAATGTGGAGATTAAA ACATGCAAAGAAACTCAAGAGATTAGTGCTCTCACCAAAGCTGCAGATTTTGTGAAGGCCTTTGTTTTAGGATTTCAGGTGGAG GACGCACTGGCACTGATCAGATTAGATGAACTGTTTTTGGAGTCATTTGATGTCACAGATG tTAAACCACTGAAAGGAGACCATTTATCCAGAGCTATCGGTAGGATAGCTGGGAAAGGAGGCAAGACAAAATTCACTATTGAGAATGTGACGAAAACAAGGATTGTGCTTGCAGACAC TAAGATTCATTTACTGGGATCTTTTCAGAATATCAAAATGGCACGGACAGCAATATGCAACCTCATTCTTG GGAGTCCTCCTTCAAAGGTGTACGGCAACATTCGGGCTGTGGCAAGCCGTGCTGCCGAGAGGTTCTAA